In Treponema sp. J25, one DNA window encodes the following:
- a CDS encoding DNA adenine methylase, translating to MAENPDYLSTQLITYLGNKRNLLPFIAAGIERVRKKLHCKKLKTFDVFAGSGIVSRLLKQYSSELYCNDLEEYATVINQCYLTNREDFPQKEFEEYFSRIRWTLEHEPLREGFISRLYAPQDDANIQKGERVFYTRRNAQYLDTARQLIAQVPQQLQKFFLGPLLSEASIHANTAGIFKGFYKNRHTGIGQFGGSNQDALYRIKGEITLPYPVLSNFSCYCQVLNGDANKICESVPEVDVAYLDPPYNQHPYGSNYFMLNLIVQYREPEAISQVSGIPKDWKRSAYNSRPSAVRALAEIIEKIRAKYVLVSFNSEGFISFQEMQGLLQKYGRLEILETSYNVFRGSRNLASRPLHVKEYLYLLEKF from the coding sequence ATAGCGGAAAACCCTGATTACCTGAGTACCCAACTTATTACGTACCTGGGAAATAAAAGGAATTTGCTTCCTTTTATTGCCGCAGGAATTGAGCGGGTCAGAAAAAAATTGCATTGTAAAAAGCTAAAAACCTTTGATGTTTTTGCCGGTTCAGGAATTGTCTCGCGACTTTTAAAGCAGTATTCCTCTGAGCTGTACTGCAATGATCTTGAAGAATATGCCACGGTGATAAATCAGTGCTATTTAACCAACAGAGAAGATTTTCCTCAAAAAGAATTCGAAGAATATTTTTCCAGAATCCGGTGGACCCTGGAACACGAACCGCTCAGAGAAGGTTTTATAAGCCGCCTCTATGCCCCTCAGGACGATGCAAACATACAAAAGGGAGAGCGGGTTTTTTACACCCGAAGAAATGCCCAGTACCTGGATACGGCCCGGCAGCTTATTGCCCAGGTTCCTCAGCAGTTACAGAAGTTTTTCCTGGGCCCCCTGTTGTCCGAAGCTTCTATCCACGCAAACACCGCAGGGATTTTTAAGGGGTTTTATAAAAACAGACATACCGGGATAGGACAGTTCGGCGGTAGTAACCAGGATGCGCTGTATCGAATCAAAGGAGAGATTACCTTACCGTATCCGGTGTTAAGTAATTTTTCCTGTTATTGCCAGGTCCTGAATGGGGATGCAAACAAAATATGCGAATCTGTCCCAGAGGTTGATGTGGCCTACCTTGATCCTCCCTACAATCAGCATCCCTATGGATCTAACTACTTCATGCTTAATCTTATCGTCCAGTACCGGGAGCCAGAAGCCATCTCTCAGGTTTCTGGAATCCCAAAGGACTGGAAGCGGTCGGCCTATAATAGTCGACCCTCTGCGGTTCGAGCCCTGGCCGAAATAATAGAAAAAATACGGGCCAAATATGTACTGGTCTCTTTTAATTCAGAAGGTTTTATTTCTTTCCAGGAAATGCAGGGGCTTCTTCAAAAATATGGGCGCCTCGAAATTCTTGAGACCTCCTACAACGTGTTTCGGGGAAGTAGGAATCTCGCGAGCCGGCCCCTGCATGTAAAAGAGTATTTATATCTTTTGGAAAAATTTTAA
- a CDS encoding magnesium transporter CorA family protein: MVRKYSFSRQGFVESTDTPALLHFFEVTQKEMDELVNTYNLDPHNIASALDPEEVARLEYDDETGITTLIWKVPTTIRLNELSSFNVVTMGLFVIGSIIIVISADECGYFGSISGKNAAPRQINDPFDILLVIIERTIRHFVEHLRVIKMLSKEIQQKLNSSMGNEYLLQMFSLSEILIYYLDAINSNRVVLQKLAQFIQHHQMGDMDFLMDLQIEVEQAARQAEIYSEVFTGLMDARGSIVNNNMNMLMKKLTILNSIFLPLNLIAGIGGMSEYTMITAGIPWPISYGIMAVIMTVLGVVSYRLLDKMQNISGEKRRLSKK; encoded by the coding sequence ATGGTACGGAAATACAGTTTTTCTCGGCAGGGTTTTGTAGAAAGCACTGATACTCCTGCCTTGTTACATTTCTTTGAGGTAACCCAGAAAGAGATGGATGAACTTGTAAATACCTACAATCTCGATCCCCACAACATCGCTTCTGCCCTTGATCCTGAAGAAGTGGCCCGTCTGGAATATGACGATGAAACAGGTATTACCACCCTTATCTGGAAGGTCCCTACGACGATTAGATTGAATGAACTTTCATCGTTTAATGTAGTAACTATGGGGCTTTTTGTAATTGGAAGTATCATCATTGTTATCTCCGCAGATGAATGTGGTTATTTTGGCTCCATCTCTGGCAAAAATGCGGCCCCCCGTCAAATCAATGATCCCTTCGATATCCTCTTGGTGATTATTGAACGGACTATCCGCCATTTTGTGGAACATCTGCGGGTTATCAAGATGCTGTCAAAAGAAATACAACAAAAGCTTAATAGCAGCATGGGAAATGAGTATCTTCTCCAGATGTTTTCGTTAAGCGAAATCCTCATTTACTATCTGGATGCCATTAACAGTAATCGGGTGGTATTGCAAAAATTAGCCCAGTTTATCCAGCATCATCAGATGGGGGATATGGATTTTCTCATGGACCTCCAGATAGAAGTAGAACAAGCGGCCCGGCAGGCGGAAATTTACTCAGAGGTTTTTACGGGGCTTATGGATGCCCGCGGGTCTATCGTTAATAATAACATGAATATGCTCATGAAAAAGCTTACCATTTTGAACAGTATCTTTTTGCCCCTTAACCTTATTGCCGGCATTGGGGGCATGTCCGAATATACCATGATAACCGCAGGAATCCCCTGGCCGATTTCGTACGGCATTATGGCGGTAATTATGACTGTGCTTGGCGTTGTTTCCTATCGACTTCTGGATAAGATGCAAAATATTTCTGGGGAAAAACGGCGACTTTCAAAAAAATAA
- a CDS encoding TIGR00266 family protein produces MRYEIHHAPVFSTLHIILDAQEQIKAEAGAMVAMSPSVELQAKTTGKGFFGAIGAALGGENIFASLFTAQENGSELILAPSYPGDILVVELEGNGLFAQGGAWLASSPDIELQTKGSMKALFSGEGLFLQHLHGRGMVFLSSYGAIIKKTLKAGENYKVDAGHIVAFEETVQYKIRTASRGLMSSVFSGEGLVCEYYGPGTIWIQSRNLPSLAKVLEPYLPKPSANS; encoded by the coding sequence ATGCGGTACGAAATTCACCATGCGCCCGTTTTTTCTACTCTTCATATCATACTTGATGCACAAGAACAAATTAAAGCCGAGGCCGGAGCCATGGTGGCCATGAGCCCTTCCGTGGAGCTCCAGGCTAAAACCACCGGCAAGGGGTTTTTCGGGGCCATCGGCGCCGCCCTGGGCGGAGAAAACATCTTTGCTTCGCTCTTTACGGCTCAAGAGAATGGAAGCGAGCTTATCCTTGCACCGTCCTACCCCGGCGACATTCTGGTAGTAGAACTAGAAGGGAATGGGCTTTTCGCCCAGGGCGGCGCCTGGCTGGCCAGCAGTCCCGACATAGAGCTACAAACCAAGGGGTCCATGAAGGCCCTCTTTTCAGGGGAAGGGCTTTTCCTCCAACACCTGCACGGTCGGGGAATGGTGTTTCTTTCTTCCTACGGAGCTATTATCAAAAAAACGCTCAAGGCAGGAGAAAACTACAAAGTAGATGCGGGACACATCGTCGCCTTTGAAGAAACGGTTCAATATAAAATACGCACCGCCAGCCGGGGACTCATGTCGAGCGTATTCAGTGGCGAAGGACTCGTCTGCGAATATTATGGGCCCGGCACAATCTGGATCCAGAGCAGGAACCTGCCGTCCCTTGCCAAGGTCCTGGAACCCTATCTCCCCAAACCCTCGGCGAACTCCTAG